A region of the Parafrankia irregularis genome:
CCTACGGCATGACCGCACTCACCGACAGCAACCCGGCTGCGACCGTGCTCGGGGATCTCGCCACGCCGCAGGACATCGAGCGGATGAACCACCAGTTCGGGCTGGACCGGCCGTTCCTCGTCCAGTACGTGAGCTGGCTCGGCAACGCGCTCACCGGGGATCTCGGCTACTCCTACTTCACCACCCTGCCGGTGCGGGACAGCGTCGCGCAGGCCCTGCCGGTCGACCTGTCGATCACGCTGGTGGCCGCGGTGGTCGCCATCCTCGTCGGCGGGGTGACCGGGATCGCGGCGGCGCTGAACAACGGCGGGCGGCTCGACCGCGCGGTCACGGCGGTGTGCGCAGTGGCGTCGACCATCCCGCCGTTCGTCGTCGGGATCGGTCTGATCATCCTGTTCGCGGTGACGGTGCCCGTGCTGCCCTCCGGCGGCTACGTGCCGTTCACCGAGGACCCCGGTCAGTGGCTGAAGTTCGTGATCCTGCCGGGGATCGCCCTCAGCGTGGAGTTCGGTGCGGAGCTCACGCGCCAGATCCGCACCTCCCTGGTGGGCACCCTGCGGGAGAACTTCGTGACCGGTGCCACCGTGCGGGGGCTGTCGGTGCGCAGGGTCGTGTTCGGCCATGCGCTGCGCAACGCCGTCGGACCGGCGCTGACCGTTGTCGGCCTGTACGTGCCGCGGCTGATCGGCGGTGCGGTTGTCGCCGAGGCGGTCTTCAACCTGCCCGGTCTGGGGCAGCAGGCGCTGCAGGCCGCCGAGCGCGGTGACATTCCCGTCATCCAGGGCGTTCTCGTCACCTCGATCGCACTGGTTCTGGTCTGCAACGTCGCGGTCAACGTGGCGCTGGTGCGGCTCCGCCCCGCCGCGGAGCGGCGATCATGAGCGTGCTGCGCCGGATGATCCGGCTGCGTTCGGTGCGCCTCGCCCTGCTGGTCCTCGCCGTCGTCGCCGTCCTCGCGGTCGCCGGCGGCTCGCTCGCGCCGCAGGACCCGATCGCCCAGGACCCGAAGGCGATCCTGCAGAACCCGAGCGGCGCCCACTGGCTGGGCACCGACTACCTGGGCCGCGACGTGCTGAGCCGGCTGATGGACGCCACCGGCCGCTCGGTGGTCGGCGCGGCCGAGGCGGTCGGCGTCGGGCTCCTGCTCGGTGCGCCCGCGGGGCTGGCGTCGGTGGTGTTCGGCCGGGCCTTCGAATGGCTCGCGCTGCGGATCAGCGACGCGCTGCTCACCCTGCCCTACATCATCTTCGCGATCGCGGTCACCGGGATCATCGGCAACGGCATCCACCAGGCGATGCTCGCGATCGGCCTGGTGCTCGCCCCGAACTACTTCCGGATCACCCGGGCCGCGACGCTCGGCCTGGCCTCCTCCCAGTACGTCGAGATCGCCGAGCTGGTCGGGGCGTCCCGCTGGTGGATCCTGCGGACGCACATCTGGAACAAGGTGCTGCCCACCATCGTGGTGACCGCGGCGAGCGGGGCGGCGGCGTCGCTGCTGGTGGTCTCGTCGCTGTCGTTCCTCGGCATCGGGACGAAGCCTCCCGCGCCCACCTGGGGCGGAATGCTCTCGTCGGACCTGAACTACCTCGCCCAGCGGCCCTGGGCACCGCTCGCGCCCTCACTGGTGATCATCATCACGGTGGCTGCGCTGAACGCGCTCGCGGACGCGCTCCGTGACACCACCGGCATCGTCACCGGCGATCCCGGTGGCAGCGGCCGTGCCCGCGGCGGCGACTCCGCCGACACAGCCCAGACCAGCTCCGCCGCGACGGCCACGGCCACCGGGCCCGTCGAGACCACCGCGGTGGCGACGTCCTCCATACCCCGGCAGAACCGGGAGGTGCGCGATGCCTGACGACCTGCTTCGGGTCGAGGACCTGAACATCACCGTCGGCGGCGCGCCGTTCGGGCGGCGCCGGCGCGCCCGCGACGTCGGCGGAGTCCCCGCAGTGCAGGGAGTCTCGTTCACCGTCCGGCGCGGCGAGGCGGTGGGGTTCGTCGGCGAGTCCGGCAGCGGCAAGACCCTGACCTGCCGGGCCGCCCTCGGCGTTCTCGCGCCCGGCTGCACGGTCAGCTCCGGTGAGATCGACTTCGACGGGACGTCTCTCGTCGACCTGCCCCGGCGCCGCTGGGACGGGCTGCGCGGCACCCGCATCGGTGCGGTCTTCCAGGATCCCGGCTCGTACCTCAACCCATCCCACACGGTGGGCCGCCAGCTCGCCGAGCAGTTCCGGATCAAGGTCGGGCATCGCCGCCGCGAAGCCCGCCAGGCCGCGATCGCGCTGCTCGGCACGCTCGGCCTGCACCAGCCCGAGCTGGTCTACCACCAGTACCCGCACGAGCTGTCCGGCGGCATGCTGCAACGGGTCGTGCTCGCGATCGCCGTCGCCGGTGAGCCGGACCTGCTCGTCGCCGACGAGGCGACGACCGCGCTCGACGTCACCGTGCAGGCGGAGGTGCTGGAGGCGCTGGACCTGCTGCGCGCCGAGCGCGGCCTGGCGATCCTCGCCGTCTCCCACGACCTTGCCGTGATCGCGCAGCTCTGCGACCGGATCCTGGTCTTCTACGCCGGCGAGATCGTCGAGGCCGGGCCCACGGCGGACGTCCTGGCGAACCCGCGCCACCCCTACACGGCGGCGCTGCTGCGAGTCGCCTCCGTCGGTGACTGGCGGCGCCGTGAGCTGGACGTCATCGACGGTGCCGCGCCACCGGTGGGCGCGCGGATCACCGGCTGCCGGTTCGCCGACCGCTGCGCCTTCGTCACCGACGCCTGCCGCGCGGCGCCGGTGGAGCTGCGGGCGGTGCCGGACGCGCCGGCCGGTACGCCCGGGGGAGAGCGGTTCGCGCGGTGCGCCCGGCTGGGCGAGATCGAACTGACGCCCCGTGTCCCCGAGCGAGCAGGAGCACCCGCATGAACGCCACCAGGACCGCCGTTGTCACGGAGCCGTTCCCGGATGGTTCCGCGGAACCGCATCCGGACGGTTCCGCGGAACCGGTTCCGGTGGCTGCCGCGGCGCCGCTGCTGGACGTCCGTGGCCTGACCGTCTCCTTCCGGGCCCGTAGCGGGCCGGGACGGCGCACGACCGTCCTGCGGGACGTCTCGCTGGCCGTCCGTCCCGGCGAGATCGTCGGCGTCATCGGCGAGACCGGATCGGGCAAGACCACCCTCGCCCGCGCAATCGCCGGTCTGACCCGGACCGACGCCGGTGAGGTCGAGGTCGACGGCCGGGACGTCCGCGGCCTGCGCCGCCGTGCCCGCCGGGACTTCCGCCGCAGCGGTGCCATCCGCTTCGTCTTCCAGGACCCGCTACGCGCCCTCGATCCCGATCTCACGATCGGCACCAGCATCGCCGAGGGGCTGGCCGTCGCCGGCCGCGGCAGCCGCGACGACCGCCGCGCGGCCGTCTCCGACGCGCTGCGCAGGGTCGGCCTCGACCCCGCGGTGGCGGACCGCCTGCCCGGGGCGATCTCCGGGGGCCAGCGGCAGCGGGCGTCCATCGCCCGCGCGATCGTCGACGACCCGCGGCTGCTCATCTGTGACGAGCCCGTCAGCGCGCTGGACGGATCGAACCGCAACCTCATCCTTCGGCTGCTGGACGGGCTGCGCCGTCAGCCCGCCGATCTCGCCCATCCTGCCGTTTCCGCCGGCGTAGCCGATGCGGACCCTGGCCGTGGCCGGCTGGGGATCATCATCATCTCGCACGACCTGAGCTCGCTCGCCGGCATCGCGGACCGGGTCGTCGTCCTCTACCGCGGCCGCGTAGTCGAGGACGGCCCGATCGCCGAGGTGTTCGACCGGCCGCGGCATCCCTACACCGCGCTGCTGATCGCCTCGGCACCGAGCATCCGCGACGAGGACGGCCCGACCCCGCCGCAGCTGCGGCGGCCCGCCGGCGGACCGGGTGCCGAGCGGCGGCCCGCCGACGCCTGCGGCTTCGCGCACCGGTGCCCCTTCGCCACCGACGCCTGCGACCACACCCCTGCCGCGCTGCCCGCCGCGGCGGGCTGGACCGTCGCCTGCCATCACACCGAGACCTGGCGGTCCTCGCTACCAGCAGCATCGCTGCCGGTGACATCGCCACCGGCGGTCGCGCCACCGGCGGCCTCGCTGCTGGCGGCGCGACCGCCGGCGGCTTCACTGCCGGCGGACCTCGACCTGCCGGTCCGGCGCCGCGACGCCGCCAGGCCGTCGATCTCCGCCGCCGCGGGGCCGGGAGCGACTGCCACTTCCACCGCACCTGCCAGCGCACCCGCCGCGGCATCCTCCACCGCACCTGCCCCCGCGCGCGCCGCGGTCGACGCGGTCGACGCGGGTGCGGCGCTGACCGCCCTGTCCACAAAGGAGTGAACAACGATGTCCGTTGAGTTCATCGGGATGGTTTCCACCTCGGCCGGGAGCGAGTCCCAGGGCTCGACCGGCCCCGTTGTCGACCCGGACTACCTGGACGGGTTCGTCCGCGCCCATGAGGAAGCCGGCTTCGACCGGGTGCTGGTCGCGCACGCCTCCTTCATGCCGGACGGTTTCGTCGTCGCCGACCAGATCCTCGCCCGCTCGAAGAAGCTCGGCGTCCTGCTCGCGCACCGGCCCGGTTTCGTCGCCCCGACCATCGCCGCGCGCAAGTACGCCACCATCGACGCGTTCAACCCCGGCCGCATCGCCCTGCACGTCATCACCGGTGGGGACGACGCCGACCAGGCCCGCGACGGCGACCTCACCGACAAGGCCACCCGCTACCGGCGCACCGACGAGTTCCTCGACATCCTGCGGCGCGAGTGGGAGTCGGCCGCCCCGTTCGACTACGACGGCGACTTCTACCAGATCCGCGGCGCCTGGTCGGCGGTGCGCCCGCCCGCCGGACGCATCCCGATCTACTTCGGTGGCGCCTCCGACGACGCGGTACGGGTCGGCGGGAAGCACGCCGACGTCTACGCGTTCTGGGGCGAGCCGCTGGCCGGGATCGTCGAGCGCATCCGGCAGGTCCGGGCCGCCGCCGCCCCGTACGGGCGTGACCCGCGGTTCAGTGTCAGCCTGCGGCCCATCCCCGCCGACACCGAGCAGGCCGCCTGGGACCGTGCCGCCGAGATCCTGGAGCTCACCCGGGAACGCAGCGCCGACATCCAGAAGTTCCTGAAGGGCTCCGAGCAGGTCGGCAGCCAGCGGCTGCTGAAGTACGCCGACGAGGGCGACGTCCACGACAAGCGGCTGTGGACCGCCATCGCCAAGGTGACCGGCGCCGTCGGCAACTCCACCGCGCTGGTCGGCAGCTACGAGCAGGTCGCAGAGGCGCTCGTCGACTACGTGAACGTCGGCGTCTCAACGCTGCTCATCCGCGGCTTCGACCCGGTCGCCGACGCCCGGGACTACGGCAGCCTGGTGAAGCTCGTCCACGAGCGGACCGCCGACCGTGACCCCGTCACCGGCTCCGGCTCCGGCACACCGGCTGTGACCGCGCCCGCCGCGGCCCCGGCGTCCGTCTGACCTGAATCTCACTGGAAGCCGACGAAGGCGAGCAGGAGCTGACATGGCCATCGAGATCCTCGGCATGGTGGGAACCAAGGAGGTGTCGGAGACCCGCGGCTCGTACTTCGACGGCCCCGCGGTCGACGCCGCCTACCTGACCCGGTTCGCGCAGGCGCATGACGAGGCCGGCTTCGACCGTGTCCTCATCGGCTACGGGGCGACGGCACCCGACGGGTTCGCCGTCGCCGGCCACGTGCTGGCGCACACCCGGCGCCTCGGCGTGCTCATCGCGCACCGGCCCGGCTTCGTCGCGCCGACCCTGGCCGCCCGCAAGCTCGCCACCCTCGACCAGCTCAGCGGTGGTGGACGGGTCGCCATCCACCACATCTCCGGCGGCAACGACGCCGACCAGCGCCGCGACGGCGACTTCGCCGACCACGACACCCGCTACGCGCGCACCGCGGAGTTCATGGACGTCCTGCGGCGCACGCTCACCTCCGACGCGCCGTTCGACCACGAGGGGCCGTTCTACCGGTTCGAAGGCGCCTACAGCTCGGTGAAGCCGGCGACCGCCGCCGGCATCCCGCTGTTCTTCGGCGGGCAGTCCGAGGCGGCCGTCGAGGTGGGTGCCCGGCACGCGGACGTCTACATGCTGTTCGGTGAGCCGCTCGAACAGACCGCGGAGCGCATCGCCCTGCTGCGCGCCCAGGCGGCGAAGCACGGCCGCACGCTGCGCTTCAGCCTCTCCACCCGGCCGATCGTCGCCGCGACGGAGGAAGCCGCCTGGGCCCGTGCCGAGACGATCGCCGCCGAGACCCGCCGCCGCGCCGAGGCCGCGCGGGTGAGCGCGGCACTGGTCGCCGGGCCAGCCGGGTCATCGGGGCCAGCGGGGTCGGCGGGGTCGGCTGCGGCGGGCAGGGCGCTGTTCGCGACGTCCGGCTCTGTGGCGTCCGCCCGGCTGCAGGAGGTGGCGGCCCGCCAGCAGGTGTACGACGAGCGCCTCTGGTTCGGCGTCACCGCGCTGACCGGCCCCGGCGGCAACTCCTCCGGCCATGTCGGCACCCCACAGCAGGTCGCCGACGCGCTGCTGCGCTACCACGAGATCGGCGTCGACACGTTCCTCATCCGCGGCTTCGACCCCTACGACGACGTCGTCGACTGGGGCAGGGAGCTGATTCCCGCCCTGCGGGCCGGCGCCTCCCGCGCACGCGAGGTGGTCCACTCCTGACTGGGGTCGATGACACGGCAGGCGGCTGACCTCCTGAACGCGCAAGCGCAGGTCAGCCCGCCTCCGCCTCCGTAACCACCGGCCGATGTGGCTGACAGCTGACGATCGAGCCTCGTGGGGCCCCGTCGCGATGGCTATTCCTCGTCGAGCACCGTGATGCCCAGGGCGCCGGCCAGGGAGTAGGCCAGCGCCACCATGTCGCGGCTGGCGACCCCGGCGCCGGCCATGCTCGTCACCCCGTTCACCCCCACCAGCACACAGTCGAGGAGCCGGGCGCCGTCCATCTTCGCGCCGGAGAACTGCGCGCTGGTCAGGTCGCAGTCCTCGAACGTCACGCCACGCAGGTCGGCATCCTGAAAATCGGCCTGCTTCAGATTGCAACCCTCAAACAGCACGTTCGCCGCGGTGGTCGACCGGAAACGGGTGAGATCAAGCCGGCAGTCCCGGAAGATGACATCGCGCAGCCGCCCATTCGTCCAGGCAACCCCCGTCATCCTGTTCGTCGTCACTGCAACCCGGATCAGCGACGAGTTCATCGCCCGGAGATTCGACAGGTTCGATCGCTCGATGACGGTGTTCGTCACCATGGCTCGGGTGAGCCGTGTGCCACTCAGGTCGACACCCGTAAGACGGCAGGTGTCGATTTCCACCGCCTCAGCCCTCTGGTCGGCCAGATCGGAACCGTCGAAAAGAAAGTTCGTGTAGACGCCGTCGTCGGTAATCGCCGAGTCCGTGGCCGTGAGTGAAGCCGGAACGGCGGGTGCGGCAGGTCGCCGCTCGGATGCCCCGCGTGGAACTCTGCTGGGAGGCGTGTAAGGCATGAGGCGCAGTGTATTCCCGGCGCGCCCGATCCTCGTGGGCAGGATCCGCGGTGGATCACGCTGTGTTCGACCGCTATCGAATTCCGCCTGCCGGGTCTCCGTTCGGTGGAATCGGATCCCTCGGGTGCGTGCGTGGCGCTAGCATTGAGCCTGCACCACAGTGGATGCGGACACTGCACGCGACCGCGTCGGTACGCCAGCCATCCTGCGCGGTCCCCATCCGCCGGTCATCGGACAGCAGGCAGGGCCAAAAGGGGGAAAGGGTGGCTGGCCTACCAGTGCAACCTCACGGTGCCCGCCTGATCCGCCTGGCCCGTCCATGTCGCTGCTGCCGTTTTCGCCGAGCAAGAAGTATGGATTGTAACTGCCGGGGAGCCGGTCACGGATTGGTGCCGATCAAGATCGATAGTCGGTGGGCGGGGAGGTTCGCCCCCCATGAACGTGGCCCGACTTCCGGGAGCCCGGCAGCCCGGCAGCCCGGTAGCCCGGTTTGGCGAGTCGCAAAAGTGAAGAATTTTGGTTGTTCCCGCGACCGAAATCCTTCTTTCTTGCGACTCGCCAGGCAATTCTGCAGCCTCTTTTGCCCCTTTTGGGGTGAACTGCTGGTGCTGTGCGGCGGTGCGGGCACCTCGATGGAGATGGTTGGCGGTGCGGGTGCGGTTCGCCTTCCGTCGGCACGGGCCGCGGATCCGCGACTTCTCGGGATTTCGCTACACGTGCTCTCGGGCGACCGCAATCCTCAGGTTCTCGCCCGATGGGGGCAGGGAAGCGGGCGGGCTCGCGTTCCGATTCCGGTCAGCACTCCGTGCCAGGGGTGCCATGGGTGCCGGGCGTGCCCGGGGCGTCGAGGCGGACCTCGGACCAGCCGAGGTCGCCGAGGTTGACGACGATCGCCTCCTGGGTGGTGCGGGCGATGACGACGACCGCCTCGGCGTCGGGGTCGGGGTTCTCCTCGCGGTGCGGCACATAGGGCGGGACGAAGATGTAGTCGCCGGGGGAGGTCTCGACGCGGGTCTCGACCGGTTCGTCGCCGTCGACGTCGAGGAACACGAAGGCCGGGTTGCCGGAGACGATGTAGATCGCGGTCTCCGACGCGCCGTGGTGGTGGTTGCCGGACGCCGTCGACGCCGGGACGTGTGTCTGCCCCATCCAGAGGCTGCGGGCGCCGACGGTCTTGCCGCTGACCGCTTCCAGCCGCCGCATGCCCGAGGTCTGCGTGGTGTCGCCGACGAGGGCTGAGGGGGCGATGTGGAACAGGCGGCGGTGGAACGGGTCGATGTCGGCGGGCAGCATGACGCCGCTGGGCGTGCGGACGAACTCCCCGCCGGTGCTGCCGGCGGGGACGTGGATGGCGGGCATCAGACTCCCTTGCTGGTGCTGGGTTCGAGGTGCGCATCCACCGGTGCGGCCAGGGGTGCGGGCGGCAGGTCCGAGGGTGCGAGGTCCGCGGGTGCCAGGAGCAGCTGACACAACGCCTCGGCGACGCGCCGTGAGATCTCGGTGGGCAGGCTCTGCCGGGCCCACAGCGCGATCGGCAGGGGGGCCGGCTGGGGCAGGTCGTCGCGGGCGACGAGTCCTTCCGGGGTCTGGCCCAGGGTAGCCATCAGCCCGACGCCGAGGCCGGCCCGGACGGCGGCCTGCACACCGGCGAGCTGGACGGCCTCCGCTCCGATCACGGTCGGGATCGCGTGGAAGGACAGCGCCTCCAGCGCGCGGTTGCGCAGCGAGCAGGGCTGGTCGAAGACGACCAGCGGGACGGGCTGGGACAGGGACGGCCGTTCCCAGGTGGGTGCGGAGTACCAGGTCAGTTCGAGCTGGCCGACCGGCCAGGCGCGGGGGTCGTCGGCCGGCCCGAGCAGCAGGGCCAGGTCCACCTGGCCGGTGTCGAGGCCTTCCCGCAGCCGGTTGCCCCGGTCGATGCGGAAGCGCATGACCTGGTCGGGCAGCTCCTGCTCCAGGACCCCGTTGAGGGGCGGCAACAGCTGCGCCGCGGCGTGTTCCGTCGACCCGATGATCACCGGTTCCGCGGCCTGGGGGACGAAGCTGTGCAGGGTTTCGTCGTGCAGGCGGAGGATCCGCCGGGCCTGGCGGAGGAGGTGCT
Encoded here:
- a CDS encoding ABC transporter permease, whose amino-acid sequence is MTTLDVVGSGGRGQPEPSQPSQPSRPSRLPGGAGLLRRWRPSGLSGLARGLGQLLAVGVPVTLLATFITYGMTALTDSNPAATVLGDLATPQDIERMNHQFGLDRPFLVQYVSWLGNALTGDLGYSYFTTLPVRDSVAQALPVDLSITLVAAVVAILVGGVTGIAAALNNGGRLDRAVTAVCAVASTIPPFVVGIGLIILFAVTVPVLPSGGYVPFTEDPGQWLKFVILPGIALSVEFGAELTRQIRTSLVGTLRENFVTGATVRGLSVRRVVFGHALRNAVGPALTVVGLYVPRLIGGAVVAEAVFNLPGLGQQALQAAERGDIPVIQGVLVTSIALVLVCNVAVNVALVRLRPAAERRS
- a CDS encoding ABC transporter permease is translated as MSVLRRMIRLRSVRLALLVLAVVAVLAVAGGSLAPQDPIAQDPKAILQNPSGAHWLGTDYLGRDVLSRLMDATGRSVVGAAEAVGVGLLLGAPAGLASVVFGRAFEWLALRISDALLTLPYIIFAIAVTGIIGNGIHQAMLAIGLVLAPNYFRITRAATLGLASSQYVEIAELVGASRWWILRTHIWNKVLPTIVVTAASGAAASLLVVSSLSFLGIGTKPPAPTWGGMLSSDLNYLAQRPWAPLAPSLVIIITVAALNALADALRDTTGIVTGDPGGSGRARGGDSADTAQTSSAATATATGPVETTAVATSSIPRQNREVRDA
- a CDS encoding ABC transporter ATP-binding protein; its protein translation is MPDDLLRVEDLNITVGGAPFGRRRRARDVGGVPAVQGVSFTVRRGEAVGFVGESGSGKTLTCRAALGVLAPGCTVSSGEIDFDGTSLVDLPRRRWDGLRGTRIGAVFQDPGSYLNPSHTVGRQLAEQFRIKVGHRRREARQAAIALLGTLGLHQPELVYHQYPHELSGGMLQRVVLAIAVAGEPDLLVADEATTALDVTVQAEVLEALDLLRAERGLAILAVSHDLAVIAQLCDRILVFYAGEIVEAGPTADVLANPRHPYTAALLRVASVGDWRRRELDVIDGAAPPVGARITGCRFADRCAFVTDACRAAPVELRAVPDAPAGTPGGERFARCARLGEIELTPRVPERAGAPA
- a CDS encoding ABC transporter ATP-binding protein, whose protein sequence is MNATRTAVVTEPFPDGSAEPHPDGSAEPVPVAAAAPLLDVRGLTVSFRARSGPGRRTTVLRDVSLAVRPGEIVGVIGETGSGKTTLARAIAGLTRTDAGEVEVDGRDVRGLRRRARRDFRRSGAIRFVFQDPLRALDPDLTIGTSIAEGLAVAGRGSRDDRRAAVSDALRRVGLDPAVADRLPGAISGGQRQRASIARAIVDDPRLLICDEPVSALDGSNRNLILRLLDGLRRQPADLAHPAVSAGVADADPGRGRLGIIIISHDLSSLAGIADRVVVLYRGRVVEDGPIAEVFDRPRHPYTALLIASAPSIRDEDGPTPPQLRRPAGGPGAERRPADACGFAHRCPFATDACDHTPAALPAAAGWTVACHHTETWRSSLPAASLPVTSPPAVAPPAASLLAARPPAASLPADLDLPVRRRDAARPSISAAAGPGATATSTAPASAPAAASSTAPAPARAAVDAVDAGAALTALSTKE
- a CDS encoding LLM class flavin-dependent oxidoreductase; its protein translation is MSVEFIGMVSTSAGSESQGSTGPVVDPDYLDGFVRAHEEAGFDRVLVAHASFMPDGFVVADQILARSKKLGVLLAHRPGFVAPTIAARKYATIDAFNPGRIALHVITGGDDADQARDGDLTDKATRYRRTDEFLDILRREWESAAPFDYDGDFYQIRGAWSAVRPPAGRIPIYFGGASDDAVRVGGKHADVYAFWGEPLAGIVERIRQVRAAAAPYGRDPRFSVSLRPIPADTEQAAWDRAAEILELTRERSADIQKFLKGSEQVGSQRLLKYADEGDVHDKRLWTAIAKVTGAVGNSTALVGSYEQVAEALVDYVNVGVSTLLIRGFDPVADARDYGSLVKLVHERTADRDPVTGSGSGTPAVTAPAAAPASV
- a CDS encoding LLM class flavin-dependent oxidoreductase, producing MAIEILGMVGTKEVSETRGSYFDGPAVDAAYLTRFAQAHDEAGFDRVLIGYGATAPDGFAVAGHVLAHTRRLGVLIAHRPGFVAPTLAARKLATLDQLSGGGRVAIHHISGGNDADQRRDGDFADHDTRYARTAEFMDVLRRTLTSDAPFDHEGPFYRFEGAYSSVKPATAAGIPLFFGGQSEAAVEVGARHADVYMLFGEPLEQTAERIALLRAQAAKHGRTLRFSLSTRPIVAATEEAAWARAETIAAETRRRAEAARVSAALVAGPAGSSGPAGSAGSAAAGRALFATSGSVASARLQEVAARQQVYDERLWFGVTALTGPGGNSSGHVGTPQQVADALLRYHEIGVDTFLIRGFDPYDDVVDWGRELIPALRAGASRAREVVHS
- a CDS encoding pentapeptide repeat-containing protein, translating into MEIDTCRLTGVDLSGTRLTRAMVTNTVIERSNLSNLRAMNSSLIRVAVTTNRMTGVAWTNGRLRDVIFRDCRLDLTRFRSTTAANVLFEGCNLKQADFQDADLRGVTFEDCDLTSAQFSGAKMDGARLLDCVLVGVNGVTSMAGAGVASRDMVALAYSLAGALGITVLDEE
- a CDS encoding cupin domain-containing protein gives rise to the protein MPAIHVPAGSTGGEFVRTPSGVMLPADIDPFHRRLFHIAPSALVGDTTQTSGMRRLEAVSGKTVGARSLWMGQTHVPASTASGNHHHGASETAIYIVSGNPAFVFLDVDGDEPVETRVETSPGDYIFVPPYVPHREENPDPDAEAVVVIARTTQEAIVVNLGDLGWSEVRLDAPGTPGTHGTPGTEC
- a CDS encoding LysR family transcriptional regulator: MGRTLDIAPLRSFVAVADCGGFQRAASALHLSQAAVSQHVRRLEAATGRILVERQGRGSRLTRDGEHLLRQARRILRLHDETLHSFVPQAAEPVIIGSTEHAAAQLLPPLNGVLEQELPDQVMRFRIDRGNRLREGLDTGQVDLALLLGPADDPRAWPVGQLELTWYSAPTWERPSLSQPVPLVVFDQPCSLRNRALEALSFHAIPTVIGAEAVQLAGVQAAVRAGLGVGLMATLGQTPEGLVARDDLPQPAPLPIALWARQSLPTEISRRVAEALCQLLLAPADLAPSDLPPAPLAAPVDAHLEPSTSKGV